One genomic region from Flagellimonas oceani encodes:
- a CDS encoding TolC family protein codes for MERRIKKATKMKHSKSLLVGIITITMVALYSCVPTREIRDENVTVPVVYQNQSSDTTNTGLVEWRSFFKDPNLIALIDSALVKNQELNIMLQQVDMAQNRIQAKKGEYLPFVNLQAGAEVEKVGEYTRNGALEKNLEVKEGEAFPEPLTNYRVGAFATWEIDVWKKLRNEKKAAVYEYLSSVEGKNFMVTHLVAEIADSYYELMALDNQMAIIDQNLEIQQNALRMVKLQKQAARATELAVKRFQAEVMKNQSHKYEIQQEIVEAENRLNFLLGRTPQHIQRASDGFIDTPIDTIYAGIPSQLLRNRPDIRNAEYELAAAKLDTKAAKANFYPQFTIKAGLGLEAFDTKYLTTTPESVLYSAIGDMVAPLINRNAIKAQYKNATARQLQAVFEYEKAILNGYIEVANQLSNIDNLKKSYELKNGQVQALTESIDLSTRLFQSARVEYIEVLLAQREALESRMELVETKKDQLLAQVNMYRALGGGWN; via the coding sequence ATGGAAAGAAGAATAAAAAAGGCAACCAAGATGAAGCATAGCAAATCACTTTTAGTCGGAATCATAACCATAACCATGGTGGCCCTCTATTCCTGCGTGCCCACTCGCGAGATAAGGGATGAGAACGTTACGGTCCCCGTGGTATATCAAAATCAATCCTCCGATACCACGAATACCGGTTTGGTGGAATGGAGATCGTTCTTTAAAGACCCTAACCTGATTGCACTGATAGATTCGGCCTTGGTGAAGAACCAAGAGTTGAACATTATGCTACAGCAGGTAGATATGGCCCAGAATAGGATTCAGGCCAAAAAGGGGGAGTATCTGCCTTTTGTCAACCTTCAGGCCGGCGCCGAGGTTGAGAAAGTAGGTGAATATACCCGAAATGGTGCGCTAGAGAAAAACCTTGAGGTGAAGGAAGGCGAAGCGTTCCCCGAACCCTTGACCAATTATAGGGTCGGGGCCTTCGCCACTTGGGAAATCGATGTCTGGAAGAAGCTCCGTAACGAGAAAAAAGCAGCTGTTTACGAATATTTATCCAGCGTAGAGGGCAAGAATTTTATGGTGACCCATCTGGTTGCGGAAATTGCCGACTCTTATTACGAGTTAATGGCCTTGGACAACCAAATGGCCATTATCGACCAAAACCTGGAGATTCAGCAGAATGCGTTGCGCATGGTAAAACTGCAAAAGCAGGCAGCCCGTGCCACGGAATTGGCGGTAAAGCGTTTTCAGGCAGAAGTGATGAAAAACCAAAGCCATAAATACGAAATTCAGCAGGAAATTGTAGAGGCAGAGAACCGATTGAACTTTTTGTTGGGTCGTACTCCTCAGCATATTCAAAGGGCGTCCGATGGTTTTATCGACACACCCATTGATACCATTTATGCCGGTATACCCTCACAGTTGCTGCGGAACCGTCCAGATATTCGAAACGCTGAATATGAATTGGCAGCGGCCAAACTGGACACCAAAGCTGCCAAAGCGAATTTTTATCCACAGTTTACCATTAAAGCTGGCTTGGGATTGGAAGCTTTCGATACCAAGTATTTGACCACAACCCCGGAATCGGTACTCTATTCCGCCATTGGTGATATGGTAGCACCATTGATTAACCGAAATGCGATAAAGGCCCAGTATAAGAATGCTACGGCCCGACAGTTGCAAGCGGTCTTCGAATATGAAAAGGCCATTTTGAATGGTTATATCGAAGTGGCGAATCAGTTATCAAATATTGATAACTTAAAAAAGAGCTATGAATTAAAAAATGGTCAAGTACAGGCATTGACGGAATCTATAGACTTGTCAACTCGTTTATTCCAATCCGCAAGGGTTGAATATATCGAAGTGCTTCTGGCACAGCGAGAGGCCCTGGAATCCAGAATGGAATTGGTAGAGACCAAAAAAGACCAGTTGTTGGCCCAGGTAAATATGTACCGCGCCTTGGGCGGCGGCTGGAATTAA
- a CDS encoding efflux RND transporter permease subunit, whose translation MFKKFIHRPVLAIVISVIIVFTGLLAIKQLPISQFPQIAPTTVNIFIAYPGSSADVLVKSTLIPLETSINGVQGMRYIASDATSAGEGTLRVIFEPGTDPNQAVVRVKTRVDQVMPLLPELVQREGVIITPVQPSMLMYVNLYSDAKDNDEKFLYNYAYTKIIPEIQRINGIASAQILGSRKFAMRVWLKPDRMRAYDVSAEEILTAMEEQSILARPGRVGRSSGKRAQSLEYVLVYQDRYNEPEQYKDIIIKANGEGELLKLGDVADVELGSEFFDIYSNLDGDPSASIVLKQTFGSNGSDVIDAVKEKLVELEEEMPPGIDYKISYDVSNFLDASIEQVLHTLRDAFILVAVVVFLFLGDWRSTLIPIIAVPVSLIGAFFVMQLFGLSINLITLFALVLAIGIVVDDAIVVVEAVHMKMEKENMTPYKAAYEVLGEIGGAIIAITMVMVSVFIPISFMTGPVGVFYRQFSITMAGSIIISALVALTLTPVLCAMMLKNNHGKPRKKSPINRFIDWFNRRFEKLTGRYINVLSKIVNRRIVTFGVLIAFCAGIFFTNQTLPAGFIPNEDQGMIYAIIQTPPGATLERTNEVARKLQAICEETEGVESVSSLAGYEIMTEGRGSNAGTCLINLKPWSQREHSVHEIMEELEEETKDLGAVIEYFEPPAVPGFGSSGGFSMRLLDKTDGTDYHEFERINNDFMDALREREELKGLFTFYAANYPQYELKINNKAAMQKGVSIGKAMENLNILIGSTYEQGFIRFGRFFKVYTQAAPEYRALPSDLEKLFVKNEKGEMVPYSAFMSMEKRLGPNEITRYNLYNSAAIRGLPAAGYTSGDAIKAIEEVAEQTLPRGYDIAWEGLSYDEAQRGNESLYIFIVVLIFVYLVLAAQYESFLLPLAVILSLPVGIFGSFFLLKAMGLANDVYAQIGIIMLVGLLGKNAVLIVEFAVQKRREGFTILNAAIEGARQRFRPILMTSFAFIAGLIPLVIATGAGAIGNKTIGGSAMGGMIVGTLFGVLLIPGLYFIFAKMADGKSLIKDQHDEPMSEEFFHRNDTVFKLKARLRLMNQRLKKMTTSKNGKKNKKGNQDEA comes from the coding sequence ATGTTTAAAAAATTCATACACAGACCTGTATTGGCTATTGTGATTTCGGTCATAATTGTATTTACGGGACTGCTGGCCATAAAACAACTGCCCATTTCGCAGTTTCCACAAATCGCGCCGACCACGGTCAATATTTTTATTGCTTACCCAGGTTCAAGTGCCGATGTGTTGGTGAAATCAACCCTTATTCCTTTGGAAACATCCATTAACGGGGTACAGGGTATGCGCTATATCGCTTCCGATGCCACCAGTGCAGGAGAAGGAACGTTGCGTGTCATTTTTGAACCCGGAACCGACCCCAACCAAGCTGTTGTTCGGGTCAAGACACGGGTAGACCAAGTAATGCCGTTATTGCCCGAACTTGTGCAACGCGAAGGGGTTATCATTACCCCCGTACAGCCCAGTATGTTGATGTACGTTAACCTGTACAGCGATGCCAAGGACAATGATGAGAAATTTCTCTACAATTATGCATACACCAAGATAATTCCCGAAATACAAAGGATCAATGGTATCGCAAGCGCCCAAATTTTAGGTAGCCGGAAGTTTGCCATGCGGGTTTGGCTAAAACCAGACCGCATGCGAGCCTATGATGTATCCGCCGAGGAAATCCTAACGGCAATGGAGGAACAGAGTATTTTGGCTCGCCCCGGACGTGTGGGGCGTAGCTCCGGAAAAAGGGCGCAATCGCTGGAATATGTGCTGGTCTATCAGGATAGGTATAACGAACCCGAGCAGTACAAGGATATCATTATTAAGGCGAACGGCGAAGGTGAACTATTGAAACTTGGTGATGTGGCCGATGTGGAGCTTGGAAGTGAGTTCTTTGATATTTACTCCAATTTGGACGGAGACCCATCTGCTTCCATAGTCCTAAAACAAACATTTGGCAGTAACGGTAGCGATGTAATAGATGCCGTAAAGGAAAAACTCGTAGAGCTTGAGGAGGAAATGCCACCGGGAATCGATTATAAAATCAGTTATGACGTTTCCAACTTTCTGGATGCTTCCATTGAGCAGGTTTTACATACGTTACGGGATGCCTTCATTCTAGTAGCGGTAGTAGTGTTCCTCTTTTTAGGCGATTGGCGTTCCACTTTGATTCCTATCATTGCCGTGCCCGTATCCCTTATCGGTGCATTCTTTGTGATGCAGCTCTTTGGGCTGTCCATTAACCTGATTACACTTTTTGCCTTGGTTTTGGCCATTGGTATTGTGGTGGATGATGCCATTGTGGTGGTGGAAGCCGTCCATATGAAGATGGAAAAAGAAAACATGACGCCTTACAAGGCCGCTTATGAAGTATTGGGGGAAATAGGTGGCGCTATTATCGCCATTACCATGGTGATGGTGTCCGTTTTTATTCCTATTTCATTTATGACGGGACCTGTCGGTGTATTTTATAGACAGTTTTCCATTACCATGGCGGGGTCGATTATTATTTCCGCGTTAGTTGCACTTACCTTGACACCGGTTCTCTGTGCCATGATGCTGAAGAACAATCACGGTAAGCCTAGAAAAAAATCACCCATTAACCGATTTATAGATTGGTTTAATAGGAGGTTCGAGAAACTCACAGGAAGATACATCAACGTATTGAGCAAGATTGTGAACCGAAGGATTGTGACCTTTGGCGTTTTGATAGCTTTTTGTGCCGGTATTTTCTTTACCAATCAAACACTTCCTGCAGGATTTATCCCCAATGAAGATCAGGGGATGATCTATGCGATTATCCAAACGCCTCCAGGTGCCACTTTGGAAAGAACGAACGAGGTTGCCCGAAAACTTCAGGCTATCTGTGAAGAGACCGAAGGCGTGGAATCCGTTTCCTCCCTGGCCGGTTACGAAATCATGACCGAAGGGCGGGGTTCCAACGCCGGCACCTGTTTGATCAACCTTAAGCCATGGTCGCAACGGGAACATTCCGTTCACGAGATTATGGAGGAGCTGGAGGAAGAGACCAAGGACCTTGGGGCGGTTATCGAATACTTTGAGCCCCCAGCGGTGCCCGGGTTTGGGTCTTCAGGTGGTTTTTCCATGCGTTTATTGGATAAAACGGACGGAACCGACTATCATGAGTTTGAGCGCATCAACAACGATTTTATGGATGCCTTGCGAGAACGAGAAGAGTTGAAGGGATTGTTCACCTTCTACGCGGCCAACTATCCGCAGTACGAGCTAAAGATCAATAATAAGGCCGCCATGCAGAAAGGGGTATCCATTGGAAAAGCGATGGAAAACCTGAACATCCTTATCGGAAGTACCTATGAACAAGGCTTTATCCGTTTCGGTAGGTTTTTCAAAGTGTATACCCAAGCAGCCCCCGAATACAGAGCGCTTCCTTCGGATCTAGAAAAGCTTTTTGTGAAAAACGAGAAAGGGGAAATGGTGCCGTATTCGGCCTTTATGAGCATGGAAAAAAGATTGGGCCCAAATGAGATTACCAGATACAACCTGTACAACTCAGCAGCCATTCGCGGTTTGCCAGCTGCCGGATATACAAGTGGGGACGCCATTAAGGCCATTGAAGAGGTCGCAGAGCAAACCTTGCCAAGAGGGTACGATATCGCTTGGGAGGGACTATCCTATGACGAAGCACAGCGCGGAAATGAATCACTTTACATTTTTATAGTCGTACTCATCTTCGTGTACCTCGTTTTGGCCGCACAGTACGAAAGTTTCTTGTTGCCCTTGGCAGTTATCCTATCGCTGCCCGTTGGTATTTTTGGCTCCTTTTTCCTCTTGAAGGCGATGGGGCTGGCCAATGATGTATATGCCCAGATCGGTATTATCATGCTGGTGGGATTGCTGGGTAAAAATGCCGTGTTGATCGTGGAATTTGCAGTGCAAAAACGTCGCGAGGGCTTTACCATTCTTAATGCTGCCATAGAAGGTGCCAGACAGCGTTTTCGACCTATTTTGATGACGTCCTTTGCATTTATTGCCGGTTTGATTCCCTTGGTGATCGCGACAGGAGCAGGTGCCATAGGAAATAAGACCATTGGCGGCTCTGCAATGGGAGGTATGATTGTAGGAACGTTATTTGGGGTTTTATTGATTCCCGGCCTATACTTCATATTTGCAAAAATGGCGGATGGAAAAAGCTTGATCAAGGATCAGCATGATGAACCAATGTCGGAAGAGTTTTTTCATCGAAATGATACGGTTTTTAAATTGAAGGCCCGTTTGCGCTTGATGAATCAACGTTTGAAAAAAATGACGACTTCAAAAAATGGAAAGAAGAATAAAAAAGGCAACCAAGATGAAGCATAG
- a CDS encoding efflux RND transporter periplasmic adaptor subunit yields MRRFSIFIGLLVAMCYVSCESKKHENKEETKYLVSSPIQLDTSITKDYVCQIHSVRHIELRALEKGYLQDIYVDEGQFVKKGQRMFHIMPNVYQADLQKAKAEAEVAEIEYQNTKLLADGEVVSANELAMAKAEFDRAKAEVALAETHLGFTNIKAPFDGIMDHLEVREGSLLDEGELLTKLSDNSQMWVYFNVPEAEYLDYIISAKKNEKQKVELLMANNKRFNQPGVVETIEGEFNHETGNIAFRATFPNPDGILRHGETGSILMRVPLDGAMLIPQKATFEVLDKKFVFVIDENDKVQQREIKVGAELQHLFVVEKGLSLKDKILLEGIRMVRNGEKIHYQFEKPESVLSHLELYSE; encoded by the coding sequence ATGAGGAGATTTTCCATCTTCATCGGCTTGCTTGTAGCGATGTGCTATGTGAGCTGCGAATCCAAAAAACACGAAAACAAAGAAGAAACCAAATATCTTGTTTCAAGTCCAATACAGTTGGATACCTCTATAACCAAGGATTATGTCTGCCAAATTCATTCGGTCAGGCATATCGAATTAAGGGCCTTGGAAAAAGGTTATCTGCAGGATATTTATGTAGATGAAGGTCAATTCGTAAAAAAGGGACAGCGCATGTTCCATATCATGCCCAACGTGTACCAAGCTGACCTACAAAAAGCCAAAGCAGAGGCAGAGGTTGCCGAAATCGAATACCAGAACACCAAATTATTAGCAGATGGTGAAGTAGTATCGGCCAACGAACTGGCCATGGCAAAGGCCGAATTTGACAGGGCCAAGGCAGAGGTCGCATTGGCGGAGACCCACTTGGGCTTTACCAATATCAAGGCTCCGTTCGATGGTATAATGGACCATCTTGAGGTTAGGGAAGGTAGCTTGTTGGACGAAGGAGAGCTGCTGACCAAACTCTCGGATAACTCGCAAATGTGGGTCTATTTCAATGTGCCCGAAGCAGAGTACCTCGACTATATAATAAGCGCCAAGAAAAATGAGAAACAAAAGGTGGAACTATTGATGGCCAACAACAAGAGGTTCAATCAGCCCGGGGTGGTCGAGACCATTGAGGGAGAGTTCAACCACGAAACGGGAAACATTGCCTTTAGGGCCACATTCCCAAATCCGGATGGCATTCTTAGGCATGGTGAAACCGGAAGTATTTTAATGCGCGTTCCCTTGGACGGAGCAATGCTCATACCGCAAAAGGCAACATTTGAAGTATTGGACAAAAAATTTGTTTTTGTAATCGATGAGAACGACAAGGTACAGCAAAGGGAAATTAAAGTTGGCGCAGAGTTACAGCACCTATTCGTGGTTGAAAAAGGCCTTTCTTTAAAGGACAAGATCCTTTTGGAAGGTATCCGGATGGTAAGGAACGGGGAAAAGATTCATTATCAATTTGAAAAACCCGAATCCGTGTTGTCGCACCTTGAGTTATATTCTGAGTAA